In Kitasatospora gansuensis, a genomic segment contains:
- a CDS encoding cytidine deaminase: MTTQTHHVDHELIEAAAEVARTRCRGDNHTMAAAARARDGRIVTAVNAYHFTGGPCAELVLIGTAAAQGAYELDTIVAVGDRDRGVVPPCGRCRQVLLDYFPALKVIVGTGDRVRTVRITDLLPESYVWADHQLDAE, translated from the coding sequence ATGACCACGCAGACCCACCACGTCGACCACGAGCTCATCGAGGCCGCGGCGGAGGTCGCGCGCACGCGCTGCCGGGGCGACAACCACACCATGGCGGCCGCGGCCCGTGCCCGGGACGGCCGGATCGTCACCGCGGTGAACGCCTACCACTTCACGGGCGGCCCCTGCGCCGAGCTGGTCCTGATCGGTACGGCAGCAGCCCAGGGCGCCTACGAGCTGGACACGATCGTCGCCGTGGGCGACCGCGACCGGGGAGTCGTTCCTCCGTGCGGCCGGTGCCGGCAGGTCCTGCTCGACTACTTCCCCGCCCTCAAGGTCATCGTCGGCACAGGCGACCGCGTCCGGACCGTCCGCATCACCGACCTGCTACCCGAAAGCTACGTCTGGGCCGACCACCAGCTCGACGCCGAGTAA
- a CDS encoding sensor histidine kinase, with product MIRGIRPLLRGSTYSGVLFAYCGAMASLPLLPFAMLPLVASRSAPFWVQAVLCLLAWAAAVGVFGLARTTRRVLVGSARRMLKVPLPDPVAGRRPAGADRWRTPLWLVLHVALGWTGALVSGLLFAMAVSLPGGWTGADARVQLFAWSVDGKGGWSWPLAVACLLLALVVCVPVTSALRWLAPRLLGPSAAERLALASERELLLAERNRLAHELHDSIGHTLTAATIQAAVAGEVLSADPAAARAALRSIEESTRAALEDLDYVLGVLREEQAGTAPTRTLADLPELLDRLRHAGAVVQPELSGELTQVQGTLSRAAYRILQEGLTNALRHGAGGPIEVRVTAAPDVLELSVVNRTGAGTRTGAGAFPTSGHGLPGLAERVRLLHGEFEAGPAGPQHWRLAVRLPVRLSA from the coding sequence ATGATCAGGGGAATCCGGCCGCTGCTACGCGGCTCCACGTATTCGGGTGTGCTCTTCGCTTACTGCGGCGCGATGGCGAGCCTTCCGCTGTTGCCGTTCGCCATGCTGCCGCTGGTGGCGTCGCGGTCCGCTCCCTTCTGGGTGCAGGCCGTGCTGTGCCTGCTGGCCTGGGCGGCGGCGGTCGGTGTGTTCGGGCTGGCCCGCACCACCCGGCGGGTGCTGGTCGGGTCCGCCCGGCGGATGCTGAAGGTGCCGCTGCCGGATCCGGTGGCGGGCCGACGGCCCGCCGGCGCGGACCGTTGGCGGACTCCGCTCTGGCTGGTGCTGCACGTGGCACTGGGGTGGACGGGCGCGCTGGTGAGCGGTCTGCTGTTCGCCATGGCCGTGTCCCTGCCCGGGGGTTGGACCGGTGCGGATGCGCGGGTGCAGCTGTTCGCCTGGTCGGTGGACGGGAAGGGCGGCTGGAGCTGGCCGCTGGCAGTCGCCTGCCTGCTGCTGGCGCTGGTGGTGTGCGTGCCGGTGACGAGCGCTCTGCGTTGGCTGGCGCCAAGGCTGTTGGGGCCGTCCGCGGCCGAGCGGCTGGCGCTGGCCAGCGAACGGGAACTGCTGCTGGCCGAACGCAACCGGTTGGCCCACGAGTTGCACGACTCGATCGGACACACGCTGACCGCGGCCACGATCCAGGCGGCCGTGGCGGGCGAGGTGCTGTCCGCCGACCCGGCGGCCGCACGGGCCGCCCTGCGCAGCATCGAGGAGTCCACCCGGGCCGCGCTGGAGGACCTGGACTACGTACTGGGCGTCCTGCGCGAGGAGCAGGCGGGTACGGCGCCGACCCGGACCCTGGCCGACCTGCCCGAACTGCTCGACCGGTTGCGGCACGCGGGCGCGGTGGTGCAGCCGGAGCTGTCGGGCGAGCTGACGCAGGTACAGGGGACGCTCTCCCGGGCGGCGTACCGAATCCTGCAGGAGGGACTGACGAACGCCCTGCGGCACGGGGCGGGCGGCCCGATCGAGGTCCGGGTGACGGCCGCGCCGGACGTCCTGGAGCTCAGCGTGGTCAACCGGACCGGCGCGGGGACGCGTACCGGCGCGGGCGCCTTCCCCACCTCCGGGCACGGCCTGCCCGGGCTGGCCGAGCGGGTGCGGCTGCTGCACGGCGAGTTCGAGGCAGGACCGGCCGGGCCGCAGCACTGGCGGCTGGCGGTCCGGCTGCCGGTACGGTTGTCGGCATGA
- a CDS encoding MFS transporter, with amino-acid sequence MYLADSRDTKAPAVPDQRPGRRVAAVPGTVIALGAVSLVTDVSSEMVSAVLPLYVVAGLGLSPLGFGLLDGINNGVGALVRLLGGHLADRGGRGPKTVAAVGYGLSALCKPLLLLAHTVPLIGTVLAVDRTGKGLRTAPRDAMISLATAPEHRGRAFGVHRAMDTTGALLGPLVAFAVLRATVDGYDAVFAVSGCVAALGVLVLLLFVPSARRTAVDPAPKPALRDSLALLRLPGLRRLAVCAALLGLTTVSDSFLYLLLQRQLGLATHLFPLLPLGTAAAFLLLAVPLGALADRIGRRRLFLAGHVLLLLAYALVLGHSSAVLLVLVLHGGFYAATDGVLAAAAANAAPDDRQGSALALVGTGQALARFVCSLGFGAAWSAWGGHTALAVTATALACTAVTTYFLLRSSADEVAV; translated from the coding sequence GTGTACCTCGCGGACTCCCGCGACACGAAGGCCCCCGCCGTCCCGGACCAGCGTCCGGGACGGCGGGTGGCCGCCGTGCCCGGCACCGTGATCGCGCTCGGCGCGGTCAGCCTGGTCACCGACGTGTCCTCCGAAATGGTCAGCGCCGTACTGCCGTTGTACGTGGTGGCCGGGCTGGGGCTCTCGCCGCTCGGCTTCGGGCTGCTGGACGGCATCAACAACGGCGTCGGCGCCCTGGTCCGACTGCTCGGCGGGCACCTCGCCGACCGGGGCGGACGTGGGCCCAAGACGGTGGCCGCGGTGGGCTACGGGCTCTCCGCGCTCTGCAAACCGCTGCTCCTGCTGGCGCACACCGTCCCGCTGATCGGCACGGTGCTGGCCGTGGACCGCACCGGCAAGGGCCTGCGGACCGCACCCCGGGACGCGATGATCTCGCTGGCCACCGCACCCGAGCACCGGGGGCGGGCGTTCGGCGTGCACCGGGCGATGGACACCACCGGCGCGCTGCTCGGGCCGCTGGTCGCCTTCGCCGTGCTGCGGGCCACCGTGGACGGGTACGACGCGGTCTTCGCGGTCAGCGGCTGCGTCGCCGCGCTCGGCGTACTGGTCCTGCTGCTCTTCGTACCGTCCGCCCGCCGTACGGCAGTTGACCCGGCCCCCAAGCCCGCGCTGCGCGACTCGCTCGCCCTGCTCCGGCTGCCGGGGCTGCGCCGGCTCGCGGTCTGCGCCGCGCTGCTCGGCCTGACCACCGTCAGCGACTCCTTCCTCTACCTGCTGCTGCAGCGTCAACTCGGGCTCGCCACCCACCTGTTCCCGCTGCTGCCGCTCGGCACCGCCGCCGCCTTCCTGCTGCTCGCCGTCCCGCTCGGCGCCCTCGCCGACCGGATCGGCCGCCGTCGGCTGTTCCTGGCCGGGCACGTCCTGCTGCTGCTCGCCTACGCGTTGGTGCTCGGCCACAGCTCGGCCGTCCTGCTGGTGCTGGTCCTGCACGGCGGCTTCTACGCGGCCACCGACGGCGTACTCGCCGCGGCCGCCGCCAACGCCGCGCCGGACGACCGGCAGGGCTCCGCGCTCGCCCTGGTCGGCACCGGGCAGGCGCTGGCCCGGTTCGTCTGCTCGCTCGGCTTCGGCGCCGCCTGGAGCGCCTGGGGCGGTCACACCGCCCTCGCCGTCACGGCAACCGCCTTGGCCTGCACGGCTGTTACCACCTACTTCCTGCTCCGCAGCTCCGCCGACGAGGTCGCCGTATGA
- a CDS encoding MerR family transcriptional regulator encodes MRIGELAERAGTTTRTLRYYEQLGLLPARRSGNGYRAYSQEDLRLLQQIRTLQDFGFGLEETRPFVECLQAGHPEGDSCPASLEVYERKLAELDACIARLHEVREQVGAQLVRARESRDALATAADQPPLCELATGLPGGLPTVGPETE; translated from the coding sequence ATGCGGATCGGTGAGCTGGCCGAGCGGGCGGGCACGACCACCCGGACGCTGCGGTACTACGAGCAGTTGGGCCTGCTGCCCGCCCGGCGGTCCGGCAACGGGTACCGGGCGTACAGCCAGGAGGACCTGCGCCTGCTGCAGCAGATCCGGACCCTCCAGGACTTCGGGTTCGGCCTGGAGGAGACCCGGCCGTTCGTCGAGTGCCTGCAGGCGGGGCACCCGGAGGGTGACTCCTGCCCGGCCTCGCTGGAGGTCTACGAGCGCAAGCTCGCCGAACTGGACGCGTGCATCGCCCGGCTGCACGAGGTGCGCGAGCAGGTCGGTGCCCAGCTGGTCCGGGCCCGCGAGTCGCGGGACGCGCTGGCGACCGCCGCCGACCAGCCGCCGCTCTGCGAACTGGCGACCGGGCTTCCGGGCGGACTGCCGACCGTTGGACCGGAAACCGAGTAG
- a CDS encoding sensor histidine kinase produces the protein MKLSSRIALSVTVVVPLLVLGAGALLLGLVNRDLRGQQDARLHDRAAAVLPATRALLTADRGGRPKVEQNQSRRILGDALDSGVRVAAADGVVVLAGGPAPADPARLPTVPGGPVTVREHGAAWRVLTVRVDGAAPGTLWLIAPTAADGPQLAAVRRRVLLVSVLAAPVSGLVALGLARRATLSIRRLSRRAAELDPQAGAAAFAETFAAFAPGRIRITEVDELATAIGVLLARYDEQAARTAQALDTARSFSSAASHELRTPLTSMRTDLDVLAAHPDLPAGERAEVVRDLRADHGRLEELLTALRTLAQGDLVEVSAFAPIDLAELVEDATGETRRRHPEVRLSAETPAEVRVFGWEGGLRILLANLLGNAVVHGHQPGRPATVTVRLGTEGECAVLTVDDCGPGIEPEARQAVFTRFHRRPDSPGSGLGLTLVAQQAALHRGTVTVGPRPEGPGSRFEVRLPLLRPDAPTLELPVQLSMRRDWLADDRS, from the coding sequence GTGAAGCTCTCCAGCAGGATCGCGCTGTCGGTCACGGTGGTGGTGCCCCTGCTGGTGCTCGGCGCGGGCGCCCTGCTGCTCGGCCTGGTCAACCGGGACCTGCGCGGCCAGCAGGACGCCAGGCTGCACGACCGGGCCGCCGCTGTGCTGCCCGCCACCCGCGCGCTGCTGACCGCCGACCGGGGCGGCCGGCCCAAGGTCGAGCAGAACCAGAGCCGCCGGATCCTCGGCGACGCGCTCGACTCCGGGGTGCGGGTGGCCGCGGCGGACGGTGTTGTGGTGCTGGCCGGCGGCCCGGCACCGGCCGACCCGGCCCGGCTGCCCACCGTGCCCGGCGGGCCGGTGACCGTACGCGAACACGGAGCCGCCTGGCGGGTGTTGACCGTACGGGTGGACGGCGCGGCGCCGGGCACGCTGTGGCTGATCGCGCCGACCGCCGCCGACGGGCCGCAGCTCGCCGCCGTACGCCGCCGGGTGCTGCTGGTCTCGGTGCTGGCCGCGCCGGTCTCCGGACTGGTCGCGCTCGGGCTGGCCCGGCGGGCCACCCTGTCGATCCGGCGGCTCAGCCGCCGGGCCGCCGAGCTCGACCCGCAGGCCGGGGCCGCCGCCTTCGCCGAGACCTTCGCGGCATTCGCGCCCGGCCGGATCCGGATCACCGAGGTCGACGAACTGGCCACCGCCATCGGCGTGTTGCTGGCCCGCTACGACGAGCAGGCGGCCCGGACCGCGCAGGCGCTGGACACCGCCCGCTCGTTCTCCTCCGCCGCCTCGCACGAGCTCCGCACCCCGCTGACCAGCATGCGCACCGACCTCGACGTGCTCGCGGCGCACCCCGACCTGCCCGCCGGGGAGCGCGCCGAGGTGGTCCGGGACCTGCGCGCGGACCACGGCCGACTGGAGGAACTGCTCACCGCGCTGCGGACCTTGGCGCAGGGCGACCTGGTCGAGGTCTCGGCGTTCGCCCCGATCGACCTGGCCGAGCTGGTCGAGGACGCGACCGGCGAGACCCGGCGGCGGCACCCCGAGGTCCGGCTGTCCGCCGAAACCCCGGCCGAGGTCAGGGTGTTCGGCTGGGAGGGCGGACTACGGATCCTGCTCGCCAACCTGCTCGGCAACGCCGTGGTGCACGGCCACCAGCCGGGCCGACCGGCCACCGTCACCGTGCGGCTGGGCACCGAGGGCGAGTGCGCGGTGCTCACCGTGGACGACTGCGGCCCTGGCATCGAACCCGAGGCGCGGCAGGCGGTCTTCACCCGGTTCCACCGCCGCCCGGACAGCCCCGGCTCCGGGCTCGGGCTGACCCTGGTGGCCCAGCAGGCCGCCCTGCACCGGGGCACCGTCACGGTCGGCCCCCGGCCCGAGGGCCCGGGCAGCCGGTTCGAGGTCCGGCTGCCGCTGCTGCGGCCCGACGCCCCGACGCTGGAGCTGCCCGTACAGCTCTCGATGCGCCGGGACTGGCTGGCCGACGACCGGTCCTGA
- a CDS encoding alkaline phosphatase family protein — translation MTTTQSAPSTPARPRRKLTAIAASTALAAGSLGLWAATGGSAQAVVGLPSPDHVVVVVMENHSYSQIIGSSSAPYINNTLKAGGANLTASFGLTHPSEPNYYQLFSGSNQGRTDDSCVGVGSIGQPNLGSELIAAGKTWGSYNEGLPSQGSTVCSSGKYAQKHNPWFGFSNVPTNTAFTMTQFPTDYTTLPKVSFVVPDLCNDMHDCSVGTGDTWIKNKLGAYATWAKTHNSILVVTFDEDNRLSGNKIATVFYGEHVTPGSSSSTTYNHYNVLRTLEDLAGLSAHAGNAATAADITGIWN, via the coding sequence ATGACGACGACTCAGTCCGCTCCGTCGACCCCCGCCCGTCCCCGCCGCAAGCTCACCGCCATCGCCGCGTCCACCGCGCTGGCCGCCGGTTCGCTCGGCCTGTGGGCCGCCACCGGCGGCAGCGCCCAGGCCGTGGTCGGCCTGCCCTCCCCCGACCACGTGGTGGTCGTGGTGATGGAGAACCACTCCTACTCGCAGATCATCGGCAGCTCCAGCGCGCCGTACATCAACAACACCCTGAAGGCGGGCGGCGCCAACCTCACCGCCTCCTTCGGCCTCACCCACCCGAGCGAGCCCAACTACTACCAGCTGTTCTCCGGCAGCAACCAGGGCCGCACCGACGACAGTTGTGTGGGTGTCGGCTCCATCGGCCAGCCCAACCTGGGCTCCGAGCTGATCGCGGCCGGCAAGACCTGGGGCAGCTACAACGAGGGCCTGCCCAGCCAGGGTTCGACCGTCTGCAGCAGCGGCAAGTACGCCCAGAAGCACAACCCCTGGTTCGGCTTCAGCAACGTGCCGACCAACACCGCGTTCACCATGACGCAGTTCCCGACCGACTACACCACCCTGCCGAAGGTCTCCTTCGTGGTGCCCGACCTGTGCAACGACATGCACGACTGCTCGGTCGGCACCGGTGACACCTGGATCAAGAACAAGCTGGGCGCGTACGCCACTTGGGCCAAGACCCACAACAGCATCCTGGTCGTCACCTTCGACGAGGACAACCGGCTCTCCGGCAACAAGATCGCGACCGTGTTCTACGGCGAGCACGTGACGCCCGGCAGCAGCTCCTCCACCACCTACAACCACTACAACGTGCTGCGCACCCTGGAGGACCTGGCCGGTCTCTCCGCCCACGCGGGCAACGCGGCCACCGCCGCCGACATCACCGGCATCTGGAACTGA
- a CDS encoding APC family permease has protein sequence MTDTLDPARPVSAVAPQAPADVPKKLSRSLGVVGGTLLTLSCVTPASSLFVIVPELFSSLGTYTAMAIGIGSLICIAVAFCYSELGTLIPSAGGEYAMVGTLAGRFAGWLVFIQSLIVVMIVPSLIAIGTSEYLAPIVNVDPRIAGAAVMIAATVAGLLDLRANAWLTGIFLVLEVIACAVVSFLGFSHSERGASSLLHGVVGDGSGATSTVAMGAILAAMGTALFVTQGFSTAIYLSEELENPRRNVARTVLWTLGLSVVVILVPVIAITMGAPDLDALSAGNISELVAGWSGSAVGTFVSLCIALAIINAGIVMVIQNSRVLFASGRDRAWPEPANKAFGTLNRFSAPWISTLAVGIPGAVLCFVPQDLLTNITGVAVAALYLLVAVASLFSRSKHHKNAPAWRQPLWPVLPIVLILVLGYVLTQLDHTALAWTAGITAVASLYWVFYLRPRQDSRWIITLPEDQQS, from the coding sequence ATGACCGACACGCTTGACCCCGCTCGCCCGGTGTCGGCAGTGGCGCCCCAGGCGCCCGCAGACGTGCCGAAGAAGCTCTCCCGCTCGCTCGGGGTAGTGGGCGGCACGCTGCTCACGCTGTCGTGCGTGACGCCCGCGTCGTCCCTGTTCGTGATCGTGCCGGAGCTGTTCAGCTCGCTGGGCACCTACACCGCGATGGCGATCGGGATCGGCTCGCTGATCTGCATCGCCGTGGCGTTCTGTTACTCGGAGCTCGGCACCCTGATCCCCAGCGCCGGTGGCGAGTACGCGATGGTCGGCACGCTGGCGGGCCGGTTCGCCGGCTGGCTGGTGTTCATCCAGTCGCTGATCGTCGTGATGATCGTGCCCTCGCTGATCGCGATCGGGACCTCCGAGTACCTGGCGCCGATCGTGAACGTCGATCCCCGGATCGCCGGTGCCGCCGTGATGATCGCGGCCACCGTGGCGGGCCTGCTGGACCTGCGCGCCAACGCCTGGCTGACCGGCATCTTCCTGGTACTCGAGGTGATCGCCTGCGCGGTGGTCTCCTTCCTCGGCTTCTCGCACAGCGAGCGGGGCGCGAGCAGCCTGCTGCACGGCGTGGTCGGCGACGGCAGCGGGGCCACCAGTACGGTCGCCATGGGGGCGATCCTGGCTGCGATGGGTACCGCACTGTTCGTCACCCAGGGCTTCTCCACCGCGATCTACCTCTCCGAGGAGCTGGAGAACCCCCGGCGCAACGTGGCCCGCACCGTGCTGTGGACGCTGGGTCTCTCCGTGGTGGTCATCCTGGTCCCGGTGATCGCGATCACCATGGGCGCGCCGGACCTGGACGCGCTGTCCGCCGGGAACATCTCCGAGCTGGTGGCCGGCTGGTCCGGCTCGGCGGTCGGCACCTTCGTCAGCCTGTGCATCGCGCTGGCGATCATCAACGCCGGTATCGTCATGGTGATCCAGAACTCCCGGGTGCTGTTCGCCTCCGGGCGTGACCGGGCCTGGCCGGAGCCCGCCAACAAGGCGTTCGGCACGCTCAACCGCTTCAGCGCCCCGTGGATCTCCACCCTCGCGGTCGGCATCCCCGGCGCGGTGCTCTGCTTCGTCCCGCAGGACCTGCTGACCAACATCACCGGTGTCGCCGTCGCGGCCCTGTACCTGCTGGTCGCCGTCGCCTCGCTGTTCTCCCGCAGCAAGCACCACAAGAACGCCCCGGCCTGGCGGCAGCCGCTCTGGCCGGTGCTGCCGATCGTCCTGATCCTGGTGCTCGGCTACGTGCTGACCCAGCTCGACCACACCGCGCTGGCCTGGACCGCCGGGATCACCGCCGTCGCCAGCCTGTACTGGGTGTTCTACCTGCGGCCGCGTCAGGACAGCCGCTGGATCATCACCCTGCCGGAGGACCAGCAGAGCTGA
- a CDS encoding response regulator transcription factor, translated as MTGSDAGTAATSPVTLLIADDDEVTRSGLRTLLAAQPGITVVGEAADGVEAVEQAQRLCPDVVLMDVRMPRRNGIDATRHLLAESADPPKVVVITTFENDDYVTAALSAGASGFVLKRLPVRQIAEAVRVVAAGEAILFPSALRRMVTARPLASAEALPRAALTGREEEALRLMATGLSNPEIAETLRVSLETAKTHVGNVLTKLGAQNRTHAVVIAYESGLVVPAFTG; from the coding sequence ATGACCGGCTCCGACGCCGGTACGGCCGCCACCTCCCCCGTCACGCTCCTGATCGCGGACGACGACGAGGTGACCCGCAGCGGCCTGCGCACACTGCTCGCGGCCCAGCCGGGGATCACGGTGGTCGGCGAGGCCGCCGACGGCGTCGAGGCGGTCGAGCAGGCGCAACGGCTGTGTCCCGACGTGGTCCTGATGGACGTCCGGATGCCGCGTCGGAACGGGATCGACGCCACCCGCCACCTGCTGGCCGAGTCGGCCGACCCGCCGAAGGTCGTGGTGATCACCACCTTCGAGAACGACGACTACGTCACCGCCGCACTCAGCGCCGGGGCCAGCGGTTTCGTGCTCAAGCGGCTGCCGGTCCGACAGATCGCGGAGGCGGTACGGGTGGTGGCGGCGGGCGAGGCGATCCTCTTCCCGTCCGCCCTCCGCCGGATGGTCACCGCCCGCCCGCTGGCCTCCGCCGAGGCACTGCCGCGGGCAGCCCTGACGGGCCGTGAGGAGGAGGCGCTCCGCCTGATGGCCACCGGCCTCTCCAACCCGGAGATCGCGGAGACCCTGAGGGTCAGCCTGGAGACGGCCAAGACCCACGTCGGCAACGTCCTCACCAAGCTCGGCGCCCAGAACCGCACCCACGCCGTGGTGATCGCCTACGAGTCGGGCCTGGTGGTCCCGGCCTTCACCGGCTGA
- the thpR gene encoding RNA 2',3'-cyclic phosphodiesterase: MNDHPESLTRRVFVALAPPDDAKDELARALEPAYAAYPQLRWNRIEDWHITLAFLGELPSAAVPLLQPALAGLAASHPALRLGLRGGGHFDQRLLWSGIDGDLDGLQLLAADVRDVVRACGIDFKDRPLRPHLTLARARRDDPSSVPQAAAGLTAFVGRPWRTERLHLVGSNIGRGPGPIHYRDIEAWRLGSDSTGP; the protein is encoded by the coding sequence GTGAACGATCATCCCGAGTCCTTGACCCGCCGCGTCTTCGTGGCGCTGGCCCCGCCCGACGACGCCAAGGACGAACTGGCCCGGGCCCTGGAGCCGGCCTACGCCGCGTACCCGCAGTTGCGGTGGAACCGGATCGAGGACTGGCACATCACCCTGGCGTTCCTCGGTGAACTCCCCTCCGCAGCAGTCCCGTTGCTGCAGCCGGCGCTCGCCGGACTGGCGGCCTCGCACCCCGCTCTGCGGCTGGGCCTGCGGGGCGGTGGCCACTTCGACCAGCGGCTGCTGTGGAGCGGGATCGACGGGGACCTGGACGGACTGCAGCTGCTGGCCGCCGACGTCCGGGACGTGGTCAGGGCCTGCGGGATCGACTTCAAGGACCGCCCGCTGCGCCCCCATCTGACCCTGGCGCGGGCTCGCCGCGACGATCCCAGCAGCGTGCCGCAGGCCGCGGCCGGACTCACCGCGTTCGTGGGCCGACCGTGGCGGACCGAACGTCTCCACCTGGTCGGCAGCAACATCGGCCGGGGGCCCGGGCCGATCCACTACCGCGACATCGAGGCCTGGCGACTCGGCAGCGACTCCACCGGGCCGTAG
- a CDS encoding response regulator transcription factor yields the protein MTAGRVLVVDDDAAIRRSLERGLRLSGFTVRTAESGAEALRLLAEAAADVLVLDVSMPGRSGTEVCRGLREQGDETPVLMLSALDELADRVTGLQAGADDYLVKPFALEELVLRLRALLRRRPAPPAGTLRAGPLVLSEETRQVHQDGVELSLTRREFELLAELVRNAGIVLSRDTLLDRVWGYDFEVRTDAVDTFVSYLRRKLEEGGRPRLIHTVRGVGFVLRLPAGGSGSGSGAGEGS from the coding sequence ATGACCGCCGGTCGGGTCCTGGTGGTGGACGACGATGCGGCCATCCGCCGGTCGCTGGAGCGCGGGCTGCGGCTCAGCGGCTTCACCGTCCGGACGGCCGAGAGCGGCGCGGAGGCGTTGCGGTTGCTGGCCGAGGCGGCGGCGGACGTGCTGGTGCTGGACGTCTCGATGCCCGGCCGGTCCGGCACCGAGGTCTGTCGCGGCCTGCGGGAGCAGGGGGACGAGACGCCGGTGCTGATGCTCTCCGCGCTGGACGAGCTCGCGGACCGGGTGACCGGCCTGCAGGCCGGGGCGGACGACTACCTGGTGAAGCCGTTCGCCCTGGAGGAGCTGGTGCTGCGGCTGCGGGCGCTGCTCCGGCGCAGGCCCGCGCCGCCGGCCGGCACGCTCCGGGCGGGGCCGCTGGTGCTCAGTGAGGAGACCCGGCAGGTGCACCAGGACGGCGTCGAACTCAGCCTCACCCGCCGGGAGTTCGAGCTGCTGGCCGAGCTGGTCAGGAACGCCGGGATCGTGCTGAGCCGGGACACCCTGCTGGACCGGGTCTGGGGCTACGACTTCGAGGTGCGCACCGACGCGGTCGACACCTTCGTCAGCTACCTGCGGCGCAAGCTGGAGGAGGGCGGGCGGCCGCGGCTGATCCACACCGTGCGCGGCGTCGGCTTCGTCCTGCGGCTGCCCGCCGGTGGCTCCGGCAGTGGCTCCGGCGCGGGGGAGGGCTCGTGA
- a CDS encoding TolB-like translocation protein: MKNSTRLLVLLLAVVLLGGIGTGAVLYAADRADRRDQEQAGGPAVRSGSVSLRAPGRQLVFRNLAWGPHRDEIATVPAGQLDGERTASGLKCLRFHAASGTGICLQAVHGALDDSYRTVLLDAELHERHVFPAAGIPTRARVSPSGHLAAWTVFVSGDSYAGTDFSTRTAIVDTRTWALDDNLETYAIVKDGHPYQAHDTNIWGVTFADDTRFYATLATGGQTYLVQGDVTGRTLTTLHQNVECPSLSPDGTRIAYKKRAPEASADAPWRLYVLDLRTMTETRTAEQRNIDDQALWADDGTLLYSLPGDFGADLWSTPADGTGAPRQLLTAAVAPAYLG; this comes from the coding sequence ATGAAGAACTCCACCCGCCTGCTGGTCCTGCTGCTGGCCGTCGTCCTGCTCGGCGGGATCGGCACCGGAGCGGTGCTGTACGCCGCCGACCGGGCCGACCGGCGCGACCAGGAGCAGGCCGGCGGCCCGGCCGTCCGGTCCGGCTCGGTGTCCCTCCGGGCGCCCGGCCGGCAGCTGGTCTTCCGCAACCTGGCCTGGGGCCCGCACCGGGACGAGATCGCCACCGTCCCGGCCGGACAGCTGGACGGCGAGCGGACCGCCTCCGGCCTCAAGTGCCTGCGGTTCCACGCCGCTTCGGGCACCGGCATCTGCCTGCAGGCCGTCCACGGCGCGCTCGATGACAGCTACCGCACCGTCCTGCTGGACGCCGAGCTGCACGAGCGGCACGTCTTCCCCGCCGCCGGCATCCCCACTCGCGCCCGGGTCTCGCCCTCCGGCCACCTGGCCGCCTGGACGGTCTTCGTCAGCGGCGACTCCTACGCGGGCACCGACTTCTCCACCAGGACCGCGATCGTGGACACCCGGACCTGGGCGCTGGACGACAACCTGGAGACCTACGCGATCGTCAAGGACGGCCACCCGTACCAGGCACACGACACCAACATCTGGGGCGTCACCTTCGCCGACGACACCCGGTTCTACGCCACGTTGGCCACCGGCGGCCAGACCTACCTGGTCCAGGGCGACGTCACCGGACGCACCCTCACCACCCTGCACCAGAACGTCGAGTGCCCCTCGCTCTCCCCCGACGGCACCCGGATCGCCTACAAGAAGCGCGCCCCCGAGGCCAGCGCCGACGCGCCCTGGCGGCTGTACGTGCTGGATCTGCGCACCATGACCGAGACCCGCACCGCCGAGCAGCGCAACATCGACGACCAGGCGCTGTGGGCCGACGACGGGACCCTGCTGTACTCGCTGCCGGGCGACTTCGGCGCCGACCTCTGGTCGACCCCCGCCGACGGCACCGGCGCCCCGCGCCAACTCCTCACCGCCGCGGTCGCCCCCGCCTACCTGGGCTGA
- the trxA gene encoding thioredoxin — protein MQITGVAAVTDETFAEQVLAAEGPVLVEFTADWCPPCRMMAPILADIAREEAHRLTVVQLDVDRNPETQAAYAVLSMPTMMLFRGGEPVRSVVGARAKARLLREFDDVL, from the coding sequence GTGCAGATCACCGGGGTGGCCGCGGTCACCGACGAGACCTTCGCGGAGCAGGTGCTGGCGGCCGAGGGGCCGGTGCTGGTGGAGTTCACCGCCGACTGGTGCCCGCCGTGCCGGATGATGGCGCCGATCCTGGCGGACATCGCCCGCGAGGAGGCGCACCGGCTCACGGTGGTGCAGCTGGACGTGGACCGCAATCCGGAGACCCAGGCCGCGTACGCGGTGCTCTCGATGCCGACGATGATGCTCTTCCGGGGCGGCGAACCGGTCAGGTCGGTGGTCGGCGCGCGGGCCAAGGCGCGGCTGCTGCGGGAGTTCGACGACGTGCTCTGA